The following proteins are encoded in a genomic region of Maylandia zebra isolate NMK-2024a linkage group LG1, Mzebra_GT3a, whole genome shotgun sequence:
- the gse1b gene encoding genetic suppressor element 1 isoform X4, translated as MSHEPKSPSLGMISTATRTTATVSPLTPSPLNGSIVANGSPAAQSTHSGFAAALRKLAKQAEEPRAASSISSESPPVSSPATNHSSPVSTPKRGPLGPGPVLVPPAGHTVPNTPPVVTIAPTKTSNGLWRSEGRQADAGPHGASRERLGAEGALSQEKGGPSVPAHLLGNPYAFGLTPGAVMQESRFQPLNLPRQLPNAVPPGPVPEEYLRGFRPYATAEDALRMPSLPLGLDPATAAAYYSHSYLPHPSTFASYRMDDPFCLSALRSPFYPLPTGGALPPIHPSAVHMHLPGIRYPGDFTHPSLSALQSDRLQLEDELRQREREREREREREKEREREAEREKEREREREREREREEAERERQREREREREREREREKEREREKELERQKERALREKELQASKAMENHYLAELHAMRGQEDRTKPERLTPNRADKTKEPALPAPKPVPPGIHPSIVQSHHGLISGHSIYMGPGTAGTGLAASMIAQRKDEEERWMARQRKLRQEKEDRQCQVSEFRQQVLEQHLDLGRPGDTPDHRTESHRPIPNHHEPGNRELNPLLGAPPPLISPKPPQPPREHHPPPPTTLWNPVSLIDTASESRRNHEPSGMGHYELSRLPPGPSRYEDGARRRDGGAMEKYPPLRGPPGLPEPSTYLADLEKSAHSFLSQQRASMSLSSQYELEGSLKTNAGIKSLQGHPGYSRHGQAVVSGPAMGLGQVASLGMVPDAKLIYDEFLQQHRRPVSKLDLEEKRRKEAREKGYYYELDDSYDESDEEEVRAHLRRVAEQPPLKLDDSTEKLDFLGVFGLTTMGRRDELVQQKRRKRRRMLREHSPSPPASQSKRTPPPQLSTRFTPEEMDRAPELEDKKRFLTMFRLSHVTVQQRKDNERVVELLQAIKEKTVTLDTIRHAPHPLCKSPPTQISNPAFSQPPSEPEEHHSVRPRSPSSHCPTSPNGHPKPLGDTLRPKAPPSPAVYPDKARGPSEGPISKRSSSLLNSLRPPLPLQAKEGHHSINGRIQPRDFAPEEFAQQFHESVLQSTLQKHKGGAAGVSESSHLQESSVHYNIPELQGPPGRPPQPHSQSHSTPQSFPHPLLHSHPQPNGQHLSMPQHREASGMREDMSGPEDSEEEDEEEEEEASVFKWQGIESIFEAYQEYVEEQTLERQVLQSQCRRLEAQNYNLSLTAEQLSHTMGELMSQRQKLAVEREKLQAEMEHFRKCLTLPQTHWPRAGHYKGYPPR; from the exons ATGAGCCATGAGCCAAAGTCACCATCATTAGGAATGATCTCCACGGCGACCCGTACCACGGCGACGGTCAGCCCTCTTACCCCGTCACCTCTCAATGGCTCTATCGTAGCCAATGGAAGCCCAGCTGCCCAGTCAACTCATTCGGGATTTGCTGCAGCCCTCCGTAAACTGGCAAAACAGGCAGAAGAACCGCGAG CTGCATCCTCCATCAGCAGTGAGTCACCACCAGTGTCTTCACCAGCCACCAATCACAGCTCTCCAGTCAGTACACCCAAGAGGGGTCCTCTTGGTCCTGGTCCTGTCCTGGTACCCCCAGCAGGCCACACTGTGCCAAACACTCCACCTGTAGTCACCATTGCTCCAACAAAGACCAGCAACGGCCTATGGAGAAGCGAGGGGCGCCAG GCTGACGCAGGGCCTCATGGGGCCAGCAGGGAACGTCTGGGCGCAGAAGGAGCCCTCTCCCAGGAAAAGGGTGGCCCCTCAGTCCCTGCACACCTCCTGGGAAACCCCTATGCCTTTGGTCTCACTCCAGGAGCTGTCATGCAGGAGTCACGGTTTCAACCTCTTAA CCTGCCCAGACAGTTGCCTAACGCAGTGCCACCTGGTCCTGTACCAGAGGAGTATCTCCGGGGTTTTCGGCCTTATGCTACAGCCGAGGATGCCCTCCGGATGCCCTCTTTGCCCTTGGGCCTAGACCCTGCCACTGCAGCTGCCTACTACTCCCACAGCTACCTGCCCCACCCTTCAACCTTCGCTTCATACAG GATGGATGACCCGTTCTGCCTCTCTGCTTTGAGGTCACCTTTCTACCCACTGCCAACAGGGGGAGCTTTACCTCCTATCCACCCCTCTGCTGTTCACATGCATCTACCAGGCATCCGCTACCCTGGAGATTTCACGCACCCCTCATTGTCGGCATTGCAGTCTGACAG GCTTCAGCTAGAGGATGAGCTGCGGCAACGAGAGAGGGAACGCGAACGAGAACGCGAGCGTGAAAAAGAGAGGGAACGAGAGgctgagagagagaaggaacgGGAGAGAGAACGAGAAAGGGAGAGGGAACGGGAAGAGGCGGAGAGGGAGAGGCAACGagaaagagaaagggagagggagCGCGAGAGAGAAcgggagaaggagagagaaagagagaaggaacTCGAGAGGCAGAAGGAGAGGGCACTGAGGGAAAAAGAGCTGCAGGCATCCAAGGCCATGGAGAACCACTATCTGGCTGAGCTCCATGCCATGAGAGGACAGGAGGACCGAACCAAGCCTGAAAGACTAACCCCTAATCGGGCTG ACAAAACCAAAGAGCCCGCTCTTCCAGCTCCCAAACCAGTCCCACCAGGAATCCATCCGTCTATAGTCCAATCACATCATGGTCTAATCTCAGGCCACAGCATCTACATGGGGCCTGGCACTGCAGGAACAGGGCTTGCAGCCTCAATGATTGCTCAGAGGAAAGACGAGGAGGAGAGGTGGATGGCGCGGCAACGCAAGCTGCGTCAGGAGAAAGAAGATCGTCAGTGCCAGGTGTCTGAATTCCGCCAGCAGGTTCTGGAGCAGCACCTGGACTTGGGTCGGCCAGGTGACACTCCAGATCACAGGACGGAGTCGCACAG ACCAATACCTAATCATCATGAACCAGGAAACAGGGAACTCAACCCTCTCTTAGGTGCCCCTCCACCTCTCATCTCCCCCAAACCTCCACAGCCACCGCGTGAACATCACCCTCCGCCTCCTACCACCCTGTGGAACCCTGTATCTCTTATAGACACAGCCTCAGAGTCGAGACGTAACCATGAGCCCTCAGGGATGGGACACTATGAGCTCAGTCGGCTGCCCCCAGGACCCTCCAGATATGAAGACGGAGCCCGAAGAAGAGACGGTGGTGCAATGGAGAAATATCCTCCTTTGAGAGGTCCCCCAGGTCTGCCTGAGCCCAGCACATACCTTGCTGATTTAGAGAAATCCGCCCATTCATttttgagccagcagagggctTCCATGTCTCTCTCCAGCCAATATGAACTGGAGGGAAGCCTGAAAACCAATGCTGGAATAAAGAGCCTCCAGGGTCACCCAGGGTATAGTAGACATGGACAAGCAGTGGTTTCTGGGCCAGCAATGGGACTGGGACAGGTAGCCTCATTGGGCATGGTCCCAGACGCAAAGCTGATCTATGACGAGTTTCTTCAGCAGCATCGGAGGCCTGTCAGCAAGCTGGACctggaggagaagaggagaaagGAGGCCAGGGAGAAAG ggTACTATTATGAGCTGGATGACTCATACGATGAGAGTGATGAAGAAGAGGTGAGAGCCCACCTCAGGAGAGTAGCAGAGCAGCCTCCACTGAAACTGGATGACTCTACAGAG AAACTGGACTTTCTGGGAGTGTTTGGCTTGACCACAATGGGCCGACGGGATGAGCTGGTGCAGCAGAAGCgaaggaagagaaggaggatgCTCAGAGAGCACAGTCCCTCCCCACCTGCCTCACAATCAAAACGCACTCCTCCACCTCAGCTCAGCACACGTTTTACCCCTGAGGAGATGGACCGAGCGCCAGAGTTGGAGGATAAGAAGCGATTCCTCACCATGTTTAGACTGTCCCATGTGACCGTACAGCAGAGAAAAG atAATGAAAGGGTAGTGGAGCTGCTACAGGCAATTAAAGAAAAGACTGTGACCTTGGATACCATCAGACATGCTCCACATCCACTGTGTAAAAGTCCTCCAACTCAGATCTCTA ATCCTGCATTCTCCCAGCCTCCCTCTGAACCAGAGGAGCACCACAGTGTCAGACCACGCAGCCCCTCCTCACATTGCCCAACATCCCCCAATGGGCATCCAAAACCCCTTGGGGACACATTAAGACCAAAGGCACCCCCTTCTCCAGCTGTCTACCCAGACAAGGCCCGGGGGCCCAGTGAGGGACCGATCTCAAAGAGGAGCTCCAGCCTGCTTAACAGCTTGAGGCCCCCACTCCCCCTGCAGGCTAAAGAAGGTCATCACAGCATCAATGGACGCATACAACCACGGGACTTCGCCCCAGAGGAATTTGCCCAGCAGTTCCACGAATCTGTGCTACAGTCCACTCTGCAGAAACATAAAG GTGGAGCCGCAGGGGTGTCAGAGTCATCCCACCTCCAGGAGTCCTCTGTTCACTACAACATTCCCGAGCTTCAGGGCCCTCCTGGCCGACCACCACAGCCACATTCACAGTCCCACTCAACTCCACAGTCATTTCCACATCCACTTTTGCACTCTCACCCTCAGCCCAACGGGCAGCACCTCTCGATGCCTCAGCACAGGGAGGCATCGGGGATGAGGGAGGACATGTCTGGTCCAGAGGACTctgaagaggaagacgaggaggaggaagaagaggcttCAGTTTTCAAGTGGCAGGGGATTGAATCTATATTTGAAGCTTATCAGGAATATGTGGAAG AGCAAACTTTGGAGCGACAAGTACTGCAGAGCCAGTGTCGAAGACTAGAAGCTCAGAACTACAACCTTAGTCTAACTGCTGAGCAGCTGTCTCATACCATGGGG GAGCTGATGTCCCAAAGACAGAAGCTGGCAGTGGAAAGAGAGAAGCTACAAGCAGAAATGGAACACTTCAGGAAGTGTTTGACGCTGCCACAGACACACTGGCCAAGAGCCGGCCATTATAAAGGTTACCCTCCGAGGTGA
- the gse1b gene encoding genetic suppressor element 1 isoform X2, protein MFGLKAPLYYLPGMSHEPKSPSLGMISTATRTTATVSPLTPSPLNGSIVANGSPAAQSTHSGFAAALRKLAKQAEEPRAASSISSESPPVSSPATNHSSPVSTPKRGPLGPGPVLVPPAGHTVPNTPPVVTIAPTKTSNGLWRSEGRQADAGPHGASRERLGAEGALSQEKGGPSVPAHLLGNPYAFGLTPGAVMQESRFQPLNLPRQLPNAVPPGPVPEEYLRGFRPYATAEDALRMPSLPLGLDPATAAAYYSHSYLPHPSTFASYRMDDPFCLSALRSPFYPLPTGGALPPIHPSAVHMHLPGIRYPGDFTHPSLSALQSDRLQLEDELRQREREREREREREKEREREAEREKEREREREREREREEAERERQREREREREREREREKEREREKELERQKERALREKELQASKAMENHYLAELHAMRGQEDRTKPERLTPNRADKTKEPALPAPKPVPPGIHPSIVQSHHGLISGHSIYMGPGTAGTGLAASMIAQRKDEEERWMARQRKLRQEKEDRQCQVSEFRQQVLEQHLDLGRPGDTPDHRTESHRPIPNHHEPGNRELNPLLGAPPPLISPKPPQPPREHHPPPPTTLWNPVSLIDTASESRRNHEPSGMGHYELSRLPPGPSRYEDGARRRDGGAMEKYPPLRGPPGLPEPSTYLADLEKSAHSFLSQQRASMSLSSQYELEGSLKTNAGIKSLQGHPGYSRHGQAVVSGPAMGLGQVASLGMVPDAKLIYDEFLQQHRRPVSKLDLEEKRRKEAREKGYYYELDDSYDESDEEEVRAHLRRVAEQPPLKLDDSTEKLDFLGVFGLTTMGRRDELVQQKRRKRRRMLREHSPSPPASQSKRTPPPQLSTRFTPEEMDRAPELEDKKRFLTMFRLSHVTVQQRKDNERVVELLQAIKEKTVTLDTIRHAPHPLCKSPPTQISNPAFSQPPSEPEEHHSVRPRSPSSHCPTSPNGHPKPLGDTLRPKAPPSPAVYPDKARGPSEGPISKRSSSLLNSLRPPLPLQAKEGHHSINGRIQPRDFAPEEFAQQFHESVLQSTLQKHKGGAAGVSESSHLQESSVHYNIPELQGPPGRPPQPHSQSHSTPQSFPHPLLHSHPQPNGQHLSMPQHREASGMREDMSGPEDSEEEDEEEEEEASVFKWQGIESIFEAYQEYVEEQTLERQVLQSQCRRLEAQNYNLSLTAEQLSHTMGELMSQRQKLAVEREKLQAEMEHFRKCLTLPQTHWPRAGHYKGYPPR, encoded by the exons GCATGAGCCATGAGCCAAAGTCACCATCATTAGGAATGATCTCCACGGCGACCCGTACCACGGCGACGGTCAGCCCTCTTACCCCGTCACCTCTCAATGGCTCTATCGTAGCCAATGGAAGCCCAGCTGCCCAGTCAACTCATTCGGGATTTGCTGCAGCCCTCCGTAAACTGGCAAAACAGGCAGAAGAACCGCGAG CTGCATCCTCCATCAGCAGTGAGTCACCACCAGTGTCTTCACCAGCCACCAATCACAGCTCTCCAGTCAGTACACCCAAGAGGGGTCCTCTTGGTCCTGGTCCTGTCCTGGTACCCCCAGCAGGCCACACTGTGCCAAACACTCCACCTGTAGTCACCATTGCTCCAACAAAGACCAGCAACGGCCTATGGAGAAGCGAGGGGCGCCAG GCTGACGCAGGGCCTCATGGGGCCAGCAGGGAACGTCTGGGCGCAGAAGGAGCCCTCTCCCAGGAAAAGGGTGGCCCCTCAGTCCCTGCACACCTCCTGGGAAACCCCTATGCCTTTGGTCTCACTCCAGGAGCTGTCATGCAGGAGTCACGGTTTCAACCTCTTAA CCTGCCCAGACAGTTGCCTAACGCAGTGCCACCTGGTCCTGTACCAGAGGAGTATCTCCGGGGTTTTCGGCCTTATGCTACAGCCGAGGATGCCCTCCGGATGCCCTCTTTGCCCTTGGGCCTAGACCCTGCCACTGCAGCTGCCTACTACTCCCACAGCTACCTGCCCCACCCTTCAACCTTCGCTTCATACAG GATGGATGACCCGTTCTGCCTCTCTGCTTTGAGGTCACCTTTCTACCCACTGCCAACAGGGGGAGCTTTACCTCCTATCCACCCCTCTGCTGTTCACATGCATCTACCAGGCATCCGCTACCCTGGAGATTTCACGCACCCCTCATTGTCGGCATTGCAGTCTGACAG GCTTCAGCTAGAGGATGAGCTGCGGCAACGAGAGAGGGAACGCGAACGAGAACGCGAGCGTGAAAAAGAGAGGGAACGAGAGgctgagagagagaaggaacgGGAGAGAGAACGAGAAAGGGAGAGGGAACGGGAAGAGGCGGAGAGGGAGAGGCAACGagaaagagaaagggagagggagCGCGAGAGAGAAcgggagaaggagagagaaagagagaaggaacTCGAGAGGCAGAAGGAGAGGGCACTGAGGGAAAAAGAGCTGCAGGCATCCAAGGCCATGGAGAACCACTATCTGGCTGAGCTCCATGCCATGAGAGGACAGGAGGACCGAACCAAGCCTGAAAGACTAACCCCTAATCGGGCTG ACAAAACCAAAGAGCCCGCTCTTCCAGCTCCCAAACCAGTCCCACCAGGAATCCATCCGTCTATAGTCCAATCACATCATGGTCTAATCTCAGGCCACAGCATCTACATGGGGCCTGGCACTGCAGGAACAGGGCTTGCAGCCTCAATGATTGCTCAGAGGAAAGACGAGGAGGAGAGGTGGATGGCGCGGCAACGCAAGCTGCGTCAGGAGAAAGAAGATCGTCAGTGCCAGGTGTCTGAATTCCGCCAGCAGGTTCTGGAGCAGCACCTGGACTTGGGTCGGCCAGGTGACACTCCAGATCACAGGACGGAGTCGCACAG ACCAATACCTAATCATCATGAACCAGGAAACAGGGAACTCAACCCTCTCTTAGGTGCCCCTCCACCTCTCATCTCCCCCAAACCTCCACAGCCACCGCGTGAACATCACCCTCCGCCTCCTACCACCCTGTGGAACCCTGTATCTCTTATAGACACAGCCTCAGAGTCGAGACGTAACCATGAGCCCTCAGGGATGGGACACTATGAGCTCAGTCGGCTGCCCCCAGGACCCTCCAGATATGAAGACGGAGCCCGAAGAAGAGACGGTGGTGCAATGGAGAAATATCCTCCTTTGAGAGGTCCCCCAGGTCTGCCTGAGCCCAGCACATACCTTGCTGATTTAGAGAAATCCGCCCATTCATttttgagccagcagagggctTCCATGTCTCTCTCCAGCCAATATGAACTGGAGGGAAGCCTGAAAACCAATGCTGGAATAAAGAGCCTCCAGGGTCACCCAGGGTATAGTAGACATGGACAAGCAGTGGTTTCTGGGCCAGCAATGGGACTGGGACAGGTAGCCTCATTGGGCATGGTCCCAGACGCAAAGCTGATCTATGACGAGTTTCTTCAGCAGCATCGGAGGCCTGTCAGCAAGCTGGACctggaggagaagaggagaaagGAGGCCAGGGAGAAAG ggTACTATTATGAGCTGGATGACTCATACGATGAGAGTGATGAAGAAGAGGTGAGAGCCCACCTCAGGAGAGTAGCAGAGCAGCCTCCACTGAAACTGGATGACTCTACAGAG AAACTGGACTTTCTGGGAGTGTTTGGCTTGACCACAATGGGCCGACGGGATGAGCTGGTGCAGCAGAAGCgaaggaagagaaggaggatgCTCAGAGAGCACAGTCCCTCCCCACCTGCCTCACAATCAAAACGCACTCCTCCACCTCAGCTCAGCACACGTTTTACCCCTGAGGAGATGGACCGAGCGCCAGAGTTGGAGGATAAGAAGCGATTCCTCACCATGTTTAGACTGTCCCATGTGACCGTACAGCAGAGAAAAG atAATGAAAGGGTAGTGGAGCTGCTACAGGCAATTAAAGAAAAGACTGTGACCTTGGATACCATCAGACATGCTCCACATCCACTGTGTAAAAGTCCTCCAACTCAGATCTCTA ATCCTGCATTCTCCCAGCCTCCCTCTGAACCAGAGGAGCACCACAGTGTCAGACCACGCAGCCCCTCCTCACATTGCCCAACATCCCCCAATGGGCATCCAAAACCCCTTGGGGACACATTAAGACCAAAGGCACCCCCTTCTCCAGCTGTCTACCCAGACAAGGCCCGGGGGCCCAGTGAGGGACCGATCTCAAAGAGGAGCTCCAGCCTGCTTAACAGCTTGAGGCCCCCACTCCCCCTGCAGGCTAAAGAAGGTCATCACAGCATCAATGGACGCATACAACCACGGGACTTCGCCCCAGAGGAATTTGCCCAGCAGTTCCACGAATCTGTGCTACAGTCCACTCTGCAGAAACATAAAG GTGGAGCCGCAGGGGTGTCAGAGTCATCCCACCTCCAGGAGTCCTCTGTTCACTACAACATTCCCGAGCTTCAGGGCCCTCCTGGCCGACCACCACAGCCACATTCACAGTCCCACTCAACTCCACAGTCATTTCCACATCCACTTTTGCACTCTCACCCTCAGCCCAACGGGCAGCACCTCTCGATGCCTCAGCACAGGGAGGCATCGGGGATGAGGGAGGACATGTCTGGTCCAGAGGACTctgaagaggaagacgaggaggaggaagaagaggcttCAGTTTTCAAGTGGCAGGGGATTGAATCTATATTTGAAGCTTATCAGGAATATGTGGAAG AGCAAACTTTGGAGCGACAAGTACTGCAGAGCCAGTGTCGAAGACTAGAAGCTCAGAACTACAACCTTAGTCTAACTGCTGAGCAGCTGTCTCATACCATGGGG GAGCTGATGTCCCAAAGACAGAAGCTGGCAGTGGAAAGAGAGAAGCTACAAGCAGAAATGGAACACTTCAGGAAGTGTTTGACGCTGCCACAGACACACTGGCCAAGAGCCGGCCATTATAAAGGTTACCCTCCGAGGTGA
- the gse1b gene encoding genetic suppressor element 1 isoform X3 — protein sequence MGDAGGSTPLCSMSHEPKSPSLGMISTATRTTATVSPLTPSPLNGSIVANGSPAAQSTHSGFAAALRKLAKQAEEPRAASSISSESPPVSSPATNHSSPVSTPKRGPLGPGPVLVPPAGHTVPNTPPVVTIAPTKTSNGLWRSEGRQADAGPHGASRERLGAEGALSQEKGGPSVPAHLLGNPYAFGLTPGAVMQESRFQPLNLPRQLPNAVPPGPVPEEYLRGFRPYATAEDALRMPSLPLGLDPATAAAYYSHSYLPHPSTFASYRMDDPFCLSALRSPFYPLPTGGALPPIHPSAVHMHLPGIRYPGDFTHPSLSALQSDRLQLEDELRQREREREREREREKEREREAEREKEREREREREREREEAERERQREREREREREREREKEREREKELERQKERALREKELQASKAMENHYLAELHAMRGQEDRTKPERLTPNRADKTKEPALPAPKPVPPGIHPSIVQSHHGLISGHSIYMGPGTAGTGLAASMIAQRKDEEERWMARQRKLRQEKEDRQCQVSEFRQQVLEQHLDLGRPGDTPDHRTESHRPIPNHHEPGNRELNPLLGAPPPLISPKPPQPPREHHPPPPTTLWNPVSLIDTASESRRNHEPSGMGHYELSRLPPGPSRYEDGARRRDGGAMEKYPPLRGPPGLPEPSTYLADLEKSAHSFLSQQRASMSLSSQYELEGSLKTNAGIKSLQGHPGYSRHGQAVVSGPAMGLGQVASLGMVPDAKLIYDEFLQQHRRPVSKLDLEEKRRKEAREKGYYYELDDSYDESDEEEVRAHLRRVAEQPPLKLDDSTEKLDFLGVFGLTTMGRRDELVQQKRRKRRRMLREHSPSPPASQSKRTPPPQLSTRFTPEEMDRAPELEDKKRFLTMFRLSHVTVQQRKDNERVVELLQAIKEKTVTLDTIRHAPHPLCKSPPTQISNPAFSQPPSEPEEHHSVRPRSPSSHCPTSPNGHPKPLGDTLRPKAPPSPAVYPDKARGPSEGPISKRSSSLLNSLRPPLPLQAKEGHHSINGRIQPRDFAPEEFAQQFHESVLQSTLQKHKGGAAGVSESSHLQESSVHYNIPELQGPPGRPPQPHSQSHSTPQSFPHPLLHSHPQPNGQHLSMPQHREASGMREDMSGPEDSEEEDEEEEEEASVFKWQGIESIFEAYQEYVEEQTLERQVLQSQCRRLEAQNYNLSLTAEQLSHTMGELMSQRQKLAVEREKLQAEMEHFRKCLTLPQTHWPRAGHYKGYPPR from the exons GCATGAGCCATGAGCCAAAGTCACCATCATTAGGAATGATCTCCACGGCGACCCGTACCACGGCGACGGTCAGCCCTCTTACCCCGTCACCTCTCAATGGCTCTATCGTAGCCAATGGAAGCCCAGCTGCCCAGTCAACTCATTCGGGATTTGCTGCAGCCCTCCGTAAACTGGCAAAACAGGCAGAAGAACCGCGAG CTGCATCCTCCATCAGCAGTGAGTCACCACCAGTGTCTTCACCAGCCACCAATCACAGCTCTCCAGTCAGTACACCCAAGAGGGGTCCTCTTGGTCCTGGTCCTGTCCTGGTACCCCCAGCAGGCCACACTGTGCCAAACACTCCACCTGTAGTCACCATTGCTCCAACAAAGACCAGCAACGGCCTATGGAGAAGCGAGGGGCGCCAG GCTGACGCAGGGCCTCATGGGGCCAGCAGGGAACGTCTGGGCGCAGAAGGAGCCCTCTCCCAGGAAAAGGGTGGCCCCTCAGTCCCTGCACACCTCCTGGGAAACCCCTATGCCTTTGGTCTCACTCCAGGAGCTGTCATGCAGGAGTCACGGTTTCAACCTCTTAA CCTGCCCAGACAGTTGCCTAACGCAGTGCCACCTGGTCCTGTACCAGAGGAGTATCTCCGGGGTTTTCGGCCTTATGCTACAGCCGAGGATGCCCTCCGGATGCCCTCTTTGCCCTTGGGCCTAGACCCTGCCACTGCAGCTGCCTACTACTCCCACAGCTACCTGCCCCACCCTTCAACCTTCGCTTCATACAG GATGGATGACCCGTTCTGCCTCTCTGCTTTGAGGTCACCTTTCTACCCACTGCCAACAGGGGGAGCTTTACCTCCTATCCACCCCTCTGCTGTTCACATGCATCTACCAGGCATCCGCTACCCTGGAGATTTCACGCACCCCTCATTGTCGGCATTGCAGTCTGACAG GCTTCAGCTAGAGGATGAGCTGCGGCAACGAGAGAGGGAACGCGAACGAGAACGCGAGCGTGAAAAAGAGAGGGAACGAGAGgctgagagagagaaggaacgGGAGAGAGAACGAGAAAGGGAGAGGGAACGGGAAGAGGCGGAGAGGGAGAGGCAACGagaaagagaaagggagagggagCGCGAGAGAGAAcgggagaaggagagagaaagagagaaggaacTCGAGAGGCAGAAGGAGAGGGCACTGAGGGAAAAAGAGCTGCAGGCATCCAAGGCCATGGAGAACCACTATCTGGCTGAGCTCCATGCCATGAGAGGACAGGAGGACCGAACCAAGCCTGAAAGACTAACCCCTAATCGGGCTG ACAAAACCAAAGAGCCCGCTCTTCCAGCTCCCAAACCAGTCCCACCAGGAATCCATCCGTCTATAGTCCAATCACATCATGGTCTAATCTCAGGCCACAGCATCTACATGGGGCCTGGCACTGCAGGAACAGGGCTTGCAGCCTCAATGATTGCTCAGAGGAAAGACGAGGAGGAGAGGTGGATGGCGCGGCAACGCAAGCTGCGTCAGGAGAAAGAAGATCGTCAGTGCCAGGTGTCTGAATTCCGCCAGCAGGTTCTGGAGCAGCACCTGGACTTGGGTCGGCCAGGTGACACTCCAGATCACAGGACGGAGTCGCACAG ACCAATACCTAATCATCATGAACCAGGAAACAGGGAACTCAACCCTCTCTTAGGTGCCCCTCCACCTCTCATCTCCCCCAAACCTCCACAGCCACCGCGTGAACATCACCCTCCGCCTCCTACCACCCTGTGGAACCCTGTATCTCTTATAGACACAGCCTCAGAGTCGAGACGTAACCATGAGCCCTCAGGGATGGGACACTATGAGCTCAGTCGGCTGCCCCCAGGACCCTCCAGATATGAAGACGGAGCCCGAAGAAGAGACGGTGGTGCAATGGAGAAATATCCTCCTTTGAGAGGTCCCCCAGGTCTGCCTGAGCCCAGCACATACCTTGCTGATTTAGAGAAATCCGCCCATTCATttttgagccagcagagggctTCCATGTCTCTCTCCAGCCAATATGAACTGGAGGGAAGCCTGAAAACCAATGCTGGAATAAAGAGCCTCCAGGGTCACCCAGGGTATAGTAGACATGGACAAGCAGTGGTTTCTGGGCCAGCAATGGGACTGGGACAGGTAGCCTCATTGGGCATGGTCCCAGACGCAAAGCTGATCTATGACGAGTTTCTTCAGCAGCATCGGAGGCCTGTCAGCAAGCTGGACctggaggagaagaggagaaagGAGGCCAGGGAGAAAG ggTACTATTATGAGCTGGATGACTCATACGATGAGAGTGATGAAGAAGAGGTGAGAGCCCACCTCAGGAGAGTAGCAGAGCAGCCTCCACTGAAACTGGATGACTCTACAGAG AAACTGGACTTTCTGGGAGTGTTTGGCTTGACCACAATGGGCCGACGGGATGAGCTGGTGCAGCAGAAGCgaaggaagagaaggaggatgCTCAGAGAGCACAGTCCCTCCCCACCTGCCTCACAATCAAAACGCACTCCTCCACCTCAGCTCAGCACACGTTTTACCCCTGAGGAGATGGACCGAGCGCCAGAGTTGGAGGATAAGAAGCGATTCCTCACCATGTTTAGACTGTCCCATGTGACCGTACAGCAGAGAAAAG atAATGAAAGGGTAGTGGAGCTGCTACAGGCAATTAAAGAAAAGACTGTGACCTTGGATACCATCAGACATGCTCCACATCCACTGTGTAAAAGTCCTCCAACTCAGATCTCTA ATCCTGCATTCTCCCAGCCTCCCTCTGAACCAGAGGAGCACCACAGTGTCAGACCACGCAGCCCCTCCTCACATTGCCCAACATCCCCCAATGGGCATCCAAAACCCCTTGGGGACACATTAAGACCAAAGGCACCCCCTTCTCCAGCTGTCTACCCAGACAAGGCCCGGGGGCCCAGTGAGGGACCGATCTCAAAGAGGAGCTCCAGCCTGCTTAACAGCTTGAGGCCCCCACTCCCCCTGCAGGCTAAAGAAGGTCATCACAGCATCAATGGACGCATACAACCACGGGACTTCGCCCCAGAGGAATTTGCCCAGCAGTTCCACGAATCTGTGCTACAGTCCACTCTGCAGAAACATAAAG GTGGAGCCGCAGGGGTGTCAGAGTCATCCCACCTCCAGGAGTCCTCTGTTCACTACAACATTCCCGAGCTTCAGGGCCCTCCTGGCCGACCACCACAGCCACATTCACAGTCCCACTCAACTCCACAGTCATTTCCACATCCACTTTTGCACTCTCACCCTCAGCCCAACGGGCAGCACCTCTCGATGCCTCAGCACAGGGAGGCATCGGGGATGAGGGAGGACATGTCTGGTCCAGAGGACTctgaagaggaagacgaggaggaggaagaagaggcttCAGTTTTCAAGTGGCAGGGGATTGAATCTATATTTGAAGCTTATCAGGAATATGTGGAAG AGCAAACTTTGGAGCGACAAGTACTGCAGAGCCAGTGTCGAAGACTAGAAGCTCAGAACTACAACCTTAGTCTAACTGCTGAGCAGCTGTCTCATACCATGGGG GAGCTGATGTCCCAAAGACAGAAGCTGGCAGTGGAAAGAGAGAAGCTACAAGCAGAAATGGAACACTTCAGGAAGTGTTTGACGCTGCCACAGACACACTGGCCAAGAGCCGGCCATTATAAAGGTTACCCTCCGAGGTGA